The following nucleotide sequence is from Bradyrhizobium roseum.
TATCGACCATTATCCGGGGGATGGCGGAAATCACTCGGGCCATCGCCGTTACGGTGACGTCGCCGTAGTCTTCACCGGAGGTTCGTGCCGCGTGGCCTTGGATGCAGTCGACGACCCTGTGGTCTAGTCCCAAGTTGCGGCTGATCGTTTTCAGCCGGTGTCGCCAAGCGTGATTGGGTTGGATCCGTTCGTCAGTGGCAACGGTTCGAACAAGATCAGTCACGCGCTTGTAGCTACCCTTCGCAAACAAGGGGCCATGGTCGGAGCCGTCAATGAAAGACAACAGGCCCAACTCGATCAAGTGTTGATGTACTGGTACCAACCGGTATGACCCCGATTTGATGCTGCCGGCCAGTGGGTTGAGATCAAAAATATAGTGTCCGGACTCATTCCGGATATCTTCTTTTCGAAGCTGCAACGCCTCGGCAATCCGGCATCCGGTATACGCGGCTATGAGCGGAGCCCATCGCTTGGCTGCGGCGGTCTTGGAATCCTCTTTCGGCTTTCGCACGTAGCCAAGGCAGGCCTTGAATATCGCCTTGGCTTCGTCATCGGTAAAGCCTTTCGAACGAGTCCGCTTTTTCTTCTCTGACTTTACCTTGACGGCATCGGCCGGATTTTTGGTCAGCTTCCGATTATCAACTGCCCAGCCGAAGACTGATCGTATTCCCGGTAGATCACCGTCCTTCAAGCTCTTGGCAGTGACCACCTTGAGCCGCGCGTCCTTGAACGCCAGCATGTCCGATTCGGTCACGCGGCGAGCATCGTCATGACCTAAATGCTTGACCAATCGGTCTACGGCGCCCCGGTAGGTTTCATAAGTTTTCTGCGAGCGGCCGGTGGCTCTGGCTTCCTGCCACCAGTGATCAAGTAGACCAGTGATGGTCAGCTTTGGTTTGACGGAGGTGACTGAGTCGATTGGCGGGAAACGTTGCGCCTTAGGATCGGGGCTGTAATCGCCTTCAGCGTTCCGGCGAAGTTGCCACGACGCATCCAGTGAGGCCACCCCCACTAATCTGAGGAAACGTTTCCGATCGTCAGGCGCTAGGTGGATGATGTGTCGGATGAGTACCCAATCCGCCAACAGCCCGAACCGTGCCTCTAGCCCATCGTGCTGACCGGCCGGCAATGCGTCGATCGACTGGGTTAAATTGCCCGTCTCGAACAGACCAGAGGCCGCGTCGTAATCATCAACCTTGAACGTGGCTGGTGGAGCGTCTTTGATCCGTCCTTCGAGAACGGCCCGTGTAAGCCCCTTGTGCCACGCCCATCTTCCCGGCTCGCCGGGATTATCTTCGTGGACATAGACATAGGCGTGATACACCTCGCCTGCCAAGGCGACCATGTCGCGATGGGACAGAGTAATTGGTGGACCTGCAGTCAGATCGAAAAGGCGCTGCAGGTGTTCAAGCGCGTTTGCGTGGCGAGCGGCAGCAATCGCTTCGTCGGTAGTCTCTAGACTGAAGGCGACATCGTTACCGATGGTCACGACCTTGATGCATGCGGAATCAGTATTGCGCGAGAGGTGCAGCAAGACTTGCTTGCCGCGCAATTGCGCAACCAACTTAGATGGGACGCGGCATCGGAATTGGGGGACGGAGGATCGGGCTCGCTTATCCATACGACGTTTTACGGAAACCATTGGTCTGTGTGGCACTCTTGTGTGGCACTCAGGACCGAATTTCCAATAAAATCAATGTTCCCAATGCAATGGGTGGTGCTGCCAGACAGGATTGAACTGTCGACCTCTCCATTACCAATGGAGTGCTCTACCACTGAGCTACGGCAGCGTGCCCGGTATATGAAGGAATCGGCCTTAAAGGCCCCTTACTAGGCGGCCGGTTCTTGCCACATGGGCCCCGCTGGCGCAAGCACGCGGGCGGGCCGGGAAGGGACAAAAATCGTCAGAAAGCGGGGCTTATTGCCGACCGACCGCTGCAACGCCGTCAAAAATCCAGAAAAATCTACCGGGGAGGCTCCCGACGCCAGCACGGATCCCGACCCTCCGCGGCGGACATTCGATGCGCCCGAACCGTGGCTTTCGCGCCGGTTTCCGGCGAGATGGTCATTGCGGCGGGCGGCGACGAAATCCGCTATGCTCGGGTCACGGCGTCGCGGACGGTGCGGTGCCGGATTCAACATCGAGACGTGTTCGACGGAATGACGACCAGGGACCATCAGGACGGCAGCTCCGAAAAGACCGGCGCGGGTGTGAAGGATTCACGACGCGATCGGCTGAAGCTCGCCTTGCGCGAAAATCTCAAGCGGCGGAAGTCGCAGGCGCGCGGGCGCGGCGATGTCGCATCTTCCGAAACCGGCGATACTTCCCTAGATACCGGCGGCGGAAAATCGTAGCCTCCATCACAGCGGGAACCCGTGCTTCGCTCGCCGGGCGGCTTGGCCCGTTTTTCGCATAGTTCTGGTTCTTTTGTGGGCGACGACAATGAGTTCAGACATCACGGCCGATCCGGCGATCGGCGCGGCTTCCGTCGTATTTCCCCGCCATGAGCAGACCTTTCCGTCGCTCACGGATTCCGAAATCGAGCGGATGCGCCGGTTCGGGGAACTTCGCAGCTACCGGCACGGCGAAGCGCTGTTCGAGACCGGCAAGATCGGTCCCGGCATGTTCGTGGTGCTGTCGGGCACCGTCTCGATCACCCAGCGCGACGGCCTCGGCCATGTCACGCCGGTTATCGACCAGGGGGCCGGGCAGTTCCTCGCCGAGATCGGCCAGCTTTCCGGCCGGGTGGCGCTGGTCGATGGCCATGCGGAGGGCGACGTCGAAACGCTGCTGATCCCGCCGGAGCAATTGCGCGCGCTGCTGGTCGCGGAAGCCGAACTCGGCGAGCGCATCATGCGCGCGCTGATCCTGCGCCGGGTCAATCTGATCCAGGGCGGCACCGGCGGTGTGGTGCTGATCGGCCCGACGTCGCTGGGCGACATGGCGCGGCTGCAGAATTTTCTGG
It contains:
- a CDS encoding tyrosine-type recombinase/integrase, with product MRGKQVLLHLSRNTDSACIKVVTIGNDVAFSLETTDEAIAAARHANALEHLQRLFDLTAGPPITLSHRDMVALAGEVYHAYVYVHEDNPGEPGRWAWHKGLTRAVLEGRIKDAPPATFKVDDYDAASGLFETGNLTQSIDALPAGQHDGLEARFGLLADWVLIRHIIHLAPDDRKRFLRLVGVASLDASWQLRRNAEGDYSPDPKAQRFPPIDSVTSVKPKLTITGLLDHWWQEARATGRSQKTYETYRGAVDRLVKHLGHDDARRVTESDMLAFKDARLKVVTAKSLKDGDLPGIRSVFGWAVDNRKLTKNPADAVKVKSEKKKRTRSKGFTDDEAKAIFKACLGYVRKPKEDSKTAAAKRWAPLIAAYTGCRIAEALQLRKEDIRNESGHYIFDLNPLAGSIKSGSYRLVPVHQHLIELGLLSFIDGSDHGPLFAKGSYKRVTDLVRTVATDERIQPNHAWRHRLKTISRNLGLDHRVVDCIQGHAARTSGEDYGDVTVTAMARVISAIPRIMVDTGKSLQAAQLETAG